From Nitrospirota bacterium, the proteins below share one genomic window:
- a CDS encoding ATP-binding protein — MLLALVIFIYGKTRLHRIWALFNLAVSLWGFGALLVGKATIPSSAIISWRLAHIGVILIPVFFYHTICIFSDIEVKRRNFIIFAYLQGLFFLFLNLTDLFIAKVRFAFNSFYYVQAPGLFYLLFFFIWMSLVIWGSYELIVYYKRSSGIKKKNQSLYFLVGTLIGFSGGITNFFPLFGIDIYPFGNFVIPIYCLVITYAILRHRFMDIEVTISHLGIPAMFFVFVIGIPLGLVFMDPFTVSGLLLGVICLLLALVILAHRRTKLHHIWVLFNLVVSIWGFGCFIVGRASTESIALFGWRFAHIGGLFISVFFYHMVCSFCGLKRRKSITIAYSIGLFFLWFDVMTDQFINRTRYVFNLYFNDATWIYSIAVGLWLFLVVWSFAELLRFFPKTTGLKRLQTIYIISGFLIGFLGGITNFLPMFGINIYPFGNFTIPIYCLIVTYAILRYHLMDINIVVKKTAVYSLAAGILTSLFVVLVLTMTKYLSNMVGISSFTITVIAAVTIAILFNPLKNRIQLLIDKIFYKKTYDYYATIQKVSHDLVSMFDFKKIFNFVGYIIISTLGLKSIYLLSAVSGGDYEVVYHMAYRKGKDGMKRKEGREDEKELKINGNSEIIKLLRTSDDIVIKDELPGIINLLGQEAIDNITSALKPFNSEAIVPVFIDGKLSFLMILGEKLSGDMFTNEDINLLNTISNQTAIALKNASLYAEKVKSERLASMGMMSATFAHEIRNPLTSIKTFVQLMPEKHNDPEFQNTFSKIVSADIEKIDGLIKDLLHYSAGATLSRMDEVDITALMDEILEDLKVKLELERRKISVEKIYKNVKINITGDSKKLKQAFINIINNGCQAIQEDGVLRVSINQDGKNVDIAILDTGKGMPPEDIEKIFDPFYTTSEKGMGLGLAISKRIIEDHGGKIRVESKLSKGTTFTVTLPVN, encoded by the coding sequence TTGTTATTAGCATTAGTTATTTTTATATATGGGAAAACAAGACTCCATCGCATATGGGCTCTTTTTAACTTAGCAGTGTCTTTATGGGGATTTGGTGCTTTATTAGTAGGAAAGGCTACCATTCCTTCATCAGCAATAATTAGCTGGAGATTGGCTCATATAGGCGTGATACTTATTCCAGTGTTCTTCTACCATACCATTTGCATATTCAGTGATATTGAAGTTAAACGAAGAAATTTTATAATTTTCGCTTACCTACAGGGTCTTTTCTTTCTGTTTTTAAATCTTACTGATCTATTTATAGCAAAAGTGAGGTTTGCCTTTAACTCTTTTTATTATGTGCAAGCTCCGGGTTTATTTTATCTGCTTTTTTTCTTTATTTGGATGAGCTTAGTTATCTGGGGATCTTACGAGTTAATTGTGTATTACAAAAGGAGTTCTGGTATTAAGAAAAAAAATCAAAGTCTTTATTTCCTGGTGGGAACGTTAATAGGATTTTCAGGAGGAATTACTAATTTCTTTCCTTTGTTTGGAATTGATATATATCCTTTTGGAAATTTTGTCATACCGATTTACTGTCTTGTAATTACCTACGCAATCTTAAGACATAGATTTATGGACATTGAAGTAACTATCTCACACCTAGGTATACCTGCGATGTTTTTTGTTTTCGTCATAGGTATTCCTTTAGGATTAGTATTTATGGATCCATTCACAGTATCTGGCTTATTACTGGGAGTCATTTGTTTGTTATTAGCATTGGTTATTCTCGCACATAGAAGGACGAAACTGCATCATATCTGGGTTCTTTTCAATTTAGTAGTATCAATATGGGGATTTGGGTGTTTTATAGTTGGGAGAGCTTCTACGGAGTCAATCGCATTATTCGGCTGGAGATTTGCACATATAGGAGGACTATTTATTAGCGTATTCTTCTACCATATGGTGTGTAGCTTTTGTGGTTTAAAGCGTAGAAAAAGTATTACTATAGCATATTCAATAGGGTTATTCTTCCTGTGGTTTGATGTTATGACAGATCAATTTATAAACAGGACTCGATATGTTTTTAACTTATATTTTAACGACGCGACATGGATTTATTCCATTGCTGTAGGTCTTTGGTTGTTTTTAGTAGTCTGGAGCTTTGCCGAACTGTTAAGATTTTTCCCTAAGACAACGGGACTTAAACGTCTCCAAACTATATATATAATTTCTGGATTTCTAATAGGGTTCTTAGGTGGTATTACAAATTTTTTACCCATGTTTGGTATTAATATATACCCTTTTGGAAACTTTACAATTCCCATATATTGTCTTATTGTTACCTACGCTATACTTCGCTACCACCTTATGGACATCAATATCGTAGTTAAAAAAACCGCGGTTTACTCTCTTGCTGCCGGAATCTTGACCAGCCTTTTTGTCGTGCTTGTGCTTACCATGACTAAATATTTATCTAACATGGTTGGAATATCTTCTTTTACAATTACAGTTATCGCTGCGGTTACCATTGCTATTCTGTTCAACCCTCTTAAAAATAGAATCCAGTTACTTATTGACAAGATTTTCTACAAAAAAACATATGATTATTATGCCACTATACAGAAAGTTAGCCATGACCTTGTCTCAATGTTTGATTTTAAGAAGATATTTAATTTTGTAGGTTACATAATTATTTCAACACTGGGTTTAAAAAGCATTTATCTATTGTCTGCTGTTTCGGGTGGAGATTATGAGGTGGTTTATCACATGGCTTATAGAAAGGGAAAAGATGGAATGAAAAGAAAAGAAGGAAGAGAAGATGAAAAAGAGCTTAAGATAAATGGAAACTCAGAGATAATTAAGCTCCTGAGAACTTCTGATGATATTGTTATTAAAGATGAGCTACCAGGAATTATTAACCTTCTCGGGCAGGAGGCAATAGATAATATCACAAGCGCCCTTAAACCTTTTAATAGTGAGGCTATAGTGCCTGTATTTATTGATGGTAAGTTATCTTTTTTGATGATTCTTGGAGAAAAATTATCAGGAGATATGTTTACCAATGAAGACATAAACCTTCTCAACACTATCTCTAACCAGACAGCTATTGCTCTAAAAAATGCAAGCCTTTATGCAGAAAAAGTAAAATCAGAAAGACTTGCGTCAATGGGTATGATGTCTGCGACCTTTGCACATGAAATTAGAAACCCTCTTACTTCTATAAAGACCTTTGTCCAGTTGATGCCAGAAAAACATAATGACCCTGAGTTCCAGAATACATTCTCAAAAATTGTCAGTGCTGACATAGAAAAAATAGATGGGCTTATCAAGGACCTCCTGCATTATTCCGCAGGGGCAACTTTATCGCGTATGGATGAAGTAGATATAACTGCGCTGATGGACGAGATACTTGAAGATTTAAAAGTTAAACTTGAACTTGAGAGAAGGAAGATTAGTGTTGAAAAAATTTATAAGAATGTTAAAATCAATATCACAGGCGATTCAAAAAAGCTAAAACAGGCGTTTATTAACATAATAAACAATGGCTGTCAGGCTATCCAAGAAGATGGTGTGTTAAGGGTTTCTATAAATCAAGATGGTAAAAATGTTGACATAGCGATATTAGACACGGGGAAGGGTATGCCTCCAGAGGATATAGAGAAAATATTTGACCCCTTTTATACAACAAGTGAAAAGGGAATGGGTCTTGGGCTTGCCATAAGCAAAAGAATTATAGAGGATCATGGTGGAAAGATAAGAGTGGAGAGCAAATTATCAAAAGGGACAACTTTTACTGTAACTTTGCCTGTAAAT